In the Magnolia sinica isolate HGM2019 chromosome 15, MsV1, whole genome shotgun sequence genome, one interval contains:
- the LOC131226671 gene encoding multiple organellar RNA editing factor 7, mitochondrial-like: MILSRRIKTLSPFLISVSPSIPLSRRYRPFSSSFVNPSRLPFPPSSSFPPASRNIATDQMPPPSSDSSVTQSSRPPTEPIPPEGCDYEHWLVVMEPPKGFPLRDEIVQGFVETLAMVLGSKEEAKRSMYSVSTKYYYAFGCKVSQELSYKIKSLPNVRWVLPDSYLHGEDKDYGGEPFVDGKAVPYEEKYHTDWLRDQNVAENRVSHNRRRRTRGRSRTLRR; this comes from the exons ATGATTCTAAGCCGCAGGATCAAAACCCTCAGCCCCTTCCTCATCTCCGTCTCCCCTTCCATTCCGTTATCTCGCCGTTACcgaccattttcttcttctttcgtcAATCCTTCCCGTCTGCCGTTTCCTCCGTCATCTTCTTTCCCTCCAGCTTCTAGAAACATCGCGACGGACCAGATGCCCCCTCCGTCGAGCGATTCTTCAGTGACTCAGAGCAGCAGACCGCCGACCGAGCCGATTCCGCCAGAGGGCTGCGACTACGAGCACTGGCTCGTTGTCATGGAGCCGCCCAAGGGCTTCCCTCTTAGAGACGAAATCGTCCAAGGATTCGTCGAAACCCTAGCTATGGTCTTGGGGAG CAAGGAGGAAGCAAAAAGATCGATGTACTCAGTTTCCACAAAGTACTACTACGCATTTGGGTGCAAGGTCTCACAGGAATTATCTTACAAGATCAAAT CTTTGCCGAATGTTCGGTGGGTTCTACCTGATTCTTATTTACATGGCGAGGATAAGGATTATGGAG GAGAGCCATTTGTTGATGGAAAGGCTGTTCCATATGAAGAGAAGTACCACACAGATTGGCTCCGGGATCAAAATGTTGCTGAGAATAGGGTAAGCCACAATCGCAGGCGCAGGACCCGAGGTAGGTCAAGAACCCTTAGGAG GTAA